A genomic stretch from Flavobacterium humidisoli includes:
- a CDS encoding alpha/beta fold hydrolase yields MKKSILLLLMVFLSAAAIYAQTEPIKYGNNKEAGNYKEINGFKMYYETYGTGKPLVLLHGNGGSIKGHSKRIEYFKKQFQVIAIDSRGHGKSIDPSNKQLNYNEMADDVSALLDSLKIKNAYIWGQSDGGILGLLLAIHHPDKTEKVAVFGANLYPGKKAVYSEIDQLVLDTLKATKDPHTKNLYTLLAKQPNISKKDLQKIKCPVLIMSGDRDAIRLEHSIEIFDNIPNSNFFVMPGATHFGAYEKPELLNTIVTSFFNDPFNKTSTVDIFTGKK; encoded by the coding sequence ATGAAAAAATCAATTCTTTTACTATTAATGGTCTTTTTATCTGCGGCAGCTATTTATGCCCAAACTGAACCAATAAAATATGGCAACAACAAGGAAGCTGGAAATTATAAAGAAATTAACGGCTTTAAAATGTACTACGAAACTTATGGAACCGGAAAACCTTTAGTTTTACTTCATGGAAATGGCGGTTCTATTAAAGGCCACAGCAAAAGAATTGAGTATTTTAAAAAGCAATTTCAGGTTATTGCAATTGACAGCAGAGGGCATGGAAAATCTATTGATCCTTCTAACAAGCAATTGAATTATAACGAAATGGCAGATGATGTGAGCGCTTTACTTGATTCGTTAAAAATAAAAAATGCTTACATCTGGGGACAAAGTGATGGTGGAATTTTAGGTTTACTGCTTGCTATTCATCATCCTGACAAAACCGAAAAAGTTGCTGTTTTTGGAGCTAATTTATATCCAGGAAAAAAAGCAGTTTATAGCGAAATTGATCAATTGGTTTTAGACACCTTAAAAGCCACGAAAGATCCTCACACAAAAAACTTATATACTTTATTGGCAAAACAGCCTAATATTTCTAAGAAGGATCTACAGAAAATAAAATGTCCTGTTTTGATAATGTCAGGAGATCGAGATGCTATTAGACTAGAACATTCTATAGAAATATTTGATAATATTCCGAATTCGAACTTTTTTGTAATGCCCGGCGCAACACATTTCGGAGCTTATGAAAAACCAGAATTACTCAATACAATTGTGACAAGTTTCTTTAATGATCCTTTTAACAAAACGTCAACTGTCGATATATTTACAGGAAAAAAATAA
- a CDS encoding helix-turn-helix domain-containing protein encodes MQLYSEHYVSPKAERFVNKIWRLDNSIGESLIENKLVLPNGCFNLAIVKGNSIEVHTSKNKYEMNEGIYFCSQMTNKVLVNMQPKTKVTIIQLHTWTLSLFPRYDLNNFTDSIIKINAAELPFKVEIQSDIEILLKTINTYFEALSDSNQNIIEKICEIIRLREDEISVSEIGKLLNSSQRLLQIKFKTATGLTIKKYIQILKFRKSVDQMLNADLEKMSLTEIALYNKYFDQSHFIRKFKDVTKTTPKMFNPDLYFLSQKR; translated from the coding sequence ATGCAATTATATTCAGAACATTACGTCAGTCCTAAAGCAGAACGGTTTGTCAATAAAATCTGGCGTCTAGATAATAGCATCGGCGAAAGCCTAATCGAAAATAAATTGGTTTTGCCAAACGGCTGTTTTAATCTTGCTATTGTTAAGGGCAATTCGATTGAAGTTCATACGAGTAAAAACAAATACGAAATGAACGAAGGCATTTATTTCTGCTCTCAAATGACTAATAAAGTGCTCGTTAATATGCAGCCCAAAACAAAAGTTACCATAATCCAGCTTCATACTTGGACGCTTTCTTTGTTTCCTAGATACGATTTGAACAATTTTACAGATTCGATTATTAAAATTAATGCAGCAGAATTGCCTTTTAAAGTGGAGATTCAATCTGATATTGAAATACTATTAAAAACTATTAATACTTATTTTGAAGCATTATCAGATTCAAATCAAAATATAATTGAAAAAATCTGTGAGATTATACGACTTCGCGAAGATGAAATTTCGGTTTCAGAAATAGGAAAATTGTTGAATTCTTCGCAGCGATTACTTCAAATAAAATTTAAAACGGCGACTGGGCTTACGATTAAAAAATACATTCAGATTTTAAAATTCAGAAAATCGGTCGATCAAATGCTGAACGCCGATTTAGAGAAAATGAGTTTAACCGAAATTGCACTTTACAACAAATACTTTGATCAGTCGCATTTTATCAGAAAGTTTAAAGATGTGACAAAAACAACTCCAAAAATGTTCAATCCTGATTTGTATTTTCTTTCGCAAAAAAGATAA
- a CDS encoding class A beta-lactamase-related serine hydrolase: MKIINPIFFQLKTILVGILFFQIQIGLSQEEKNSALYKTIMSKDSLLFDIGFNTCDVKQFENLYTEDFEFYHDKDSVSDKARFLKTFKSGICSPTRKYNYRRELISGSTEIYPLFKNGILYGAIQMGTHRFYETSADNPEQAGSFAKFTHLWLLKNKEWKLARSLSYNHQMTSSTAGLSGLFDNDQETEKWLKENNVPALGIGIISDGKLKQIKTFGNLKRDVPAPYNTIWNVASLTKPVTAIVALKLVSQGKWDLDEPLDKYWIDPDIAKDSNHKLLTTRIILSHQTGFPNWRDFNESKKLDFKFKPGTQYQYSGEGFEYLRKALEKKFHKTLDQLASELVFEPLKMNDSQLIWNDKIDLSRYAINYDKDGNAYDPTKNKTASAADDLLTTVEDYGRFLSSVMNSEGLSKKVFDDMISHQVQTKKNKYFGLGFEIYDLGNENYALSHSGADKGVQTIFILLPKTKQGVIIFTNVDDGYKVYENIVVHYLGENGRKIVDIETQ, from the coding sequence ATGAAAATCATCAATCCTATTTTTTTTCAATTAAAAACTATTTTAGTTGGAATTTTATTCTTTCAAATACAAATTGGTCTTTCTCAAGAAGAAAAAAACTCTGCTTTGTATAAAACCATTATGTCCAAAGACAGTCTCTTATTTGATATTGGTTTTAATACTTGCGATGTAAAACAATTTGAAAATTTATATACTGAAGATTTTGAGTTTTATCATGATAAAGACAGTGTTTCGGATAAAGCGAGATTTCTAAAGACTTTCAAAAGTGGCATTTGTTCTCCAACTAGAAAATACAATTACCGCAGAGAACTAATTTCTGGTAGTACCGAAATTTATCCATTATTTAAAAATGGCATTTTATACGGCGCGATTCAAATGGGAACGCATCGCTTTTATGAAACTTCTGCTGATAATCCTGAGCAAGCGGGGAGCTTCGCCAAATTCACGCATCTTTGGCTCTTAAAAAATAAAGAATGGAAATTGGCAAGATCGCTAAGCTACAACCATCAAATGACTAGTTCTACGGCAGGCTTATCTGGTCTTTTTGACAATGATCAGGAAACGGAAAAATGGCTTAAAGAAAATAATGTTCCTGCTTTAGGAATAGGAATTATTTCGGATGGAAAACTGAAGCAAATAAAAACGTTTGGCAATCTGAAACGCGATGTACCCGCACCTTATAACACGATTTGGAATGTTGCTTCGCTAACAAAACCAGTAACTGCAATTGTTGCTTTGAAATTGGTTTCGCAAGGAAAATGGGATTTGGACGAACCGCTTGATAAATATTGGATTGATCCAGATATTGCTAAAGATTCGAATCATAAATTATTGACGACAAGAATTATTTTAAGCCATCAAACTGGTTTTCCGAATTGGAGAGATTTTAATGAATCTAAAAAATTAGACTTCAAATTTAAACCCGGAACTCAATACCAATATTCTGGAGAAGGTTTTGAATATTTACGAAAAGCATTAGAGAAAAAATTTCATAAAACATTAGATCAATTGGCTTCAGAATTAGTTTTTGAGCCTTTAAAGATGAACGATTCCCAATTAATATGGAATGATAAAATTGATCTTTCGAGATATGCCATTAATTATGACAAAGACGGAAATGCTTACGACCCGACTAAAAATAAAACAGCAAGCGCTGCAGACGATCTTTTGACTACAGTTGAAGATTACGGCAGATTTTTATCTAGTGTAATGAACAGCGAAGGCTTAAGCAAAAAGGTTTTCGACGACATGATTTCGCATCAAGTCCAGACGAAAAAAAACAAATATTTTGGTTTGGGTTTTGAAATCTATGATTTAGGAAACGAAAATTATGCGCTTTCTCACAGCGGAGCTGATAAAGGTGTCCAGACTATTTTTATTCTGCTTCCAAAGACCAAACAAGGTGTAATCATTTTTACCAATGTTGATGATGGCTACAAAGTTTATGAAAATATAGTCGTTCATTATCTAGGGGAAAACGGCAGAAAAATAGTCGATATCGAAACCCAATAA
- a CDS encoding serine hydrolase domain-containing protein has protein sequence MKKSIKLIALFVAFQLFSFSLFAQDKAQQIEQLLNKYNEYGQFNGSALVAENGKIIFKKGFGSANMEWNIPNQPDTKFRLGSISKQFTALLIVKLAEDGKIKLDVPITTYLPDYPKENGDKITIHHLLTHTSGIPNYTNAPNFFKDKARNPYAPEAFVKTFSSLPLEFTPGEKFTYSNSGYFLLGYIIEKITGKTYEQNLQETIFTPLKMVNSGYDHSELIIKNRAAGYEKEGKKIVNAAYIDMSIPYAAGSLYSTVEDLYLWDQALYTNKLLSEKSMESLFKPYIKAWNGFYGYGWSTYEVPNGNDKVTVIEHGGGINGFNTVISRIPKDKNLVVLFNNTGGTVLGEMNTAIRSILYNQPFNQPKKSLALDLLDVYNEKGAVAGTETYKKLKNDPTYGIKEGDMNRVGYQLLQTGKKKEAIEVFKINVDAFPKSGNVYDSLAEAYLADGDKKLAIVNYKKSVELDPTNENGKKVLEELSKK, from the coding sequence ATGAAAAAATCAATCAAACTTATTGCGCTTTTTGTCGCTTTTCAGCTTTTCTCATTTAGCCTTTTTGCTCAAGACAAAGCGCAGCAAATCGAGCAACTTTTAAATAAATATAACGAATACGGACAATTTAACGGTTCGGCTTTGGTGGCGGAAAACGGAAAAATAATTTTCAAAAAAGGTTTTGGTTCTGCCAACATGGAATGGAATATTCCAAATCAGCCAGACACCAAATTCAGATTGGGTTCTATCAGCAAACAGTTTACTGCTCTTTTGATTGTAAAGCTGGCAGAAGACGGAAAAATAAAACTAGATGTGCCTATTACCACTTATCTTCCTGATTATCCAAAAGAAAACGGTGATAAAATTACAATTCATCACTTATTGACACACACTTCTGGAATTCCAAATTACACCAATGCACCTAACTTTTTTAAAGATAAAGCAAGAAATCCATATGCTCCAGAAGCTTTTGTAAAGACATTTTCTAGTCTTCCACTTGAATTTACTCCAGGCGAAAAATTCACTTACAGCAATTCGGGTTATTTTTTATTGGGTTACATTATCGAAAAAATTACAGGCAAAACGTACGAGCAGAATTTACAAGAAACTATTTTCACACCTTTAAAAATGGTTAATTCTGGTTACGATCACAGCGAATTAATTATAAAAAACAGAGCTGCTGGATATGAAAAAGAAGGAAAGAAAATTGTAAACGCCGCTTATATTGACATGAGTATTCCGTACGCAGCCGGATCTTTATATTCTACTGTAGAAGATCTGTATTTATGGGATCAGGCGCTTTATACCAATAAATTGCTTTCTGAAAAATCAATGGAATCTTTATTCAAACCTTACATTAAAGCATGGAATGGCTTCTACGGATACGGATGGTCTACTTACGAAGTGCCAAACGGAAATGACAAAGTAACTGTTATTGAACACGGTGGCGGTATCAACGGATTTAACACCGTTATTTCTCGCATTCCTAAAGATAAAAATCTTGTGGTTTTATTTAATAATACTGGTGGAACAGTTTTGGGAGAAATGAACACCGCAATACGTTCAATTTTATACAATCAGCCTTTTAACCAGCCAAAGAAATCACTTGCTCTTGATCTGTTAGATGTTTATAACGAAAAAGGTGCAGTTGCAGGAACAGAAACTTACAAAAAGCTAAAAAACGATCCAACCTACGGAATTAAAGAAGGAGACATGAACAGAGTTGGATATCAATTGCTTCAAACCGGAAAAAAGAAAGAAGCGATTGAAGTTTTTAAAATCAATGTTGATGCTTTCCCTAAATCAGGAAATGTATATGATAGTTTAGCCGAGGCATATTTGGCAGATGGAGATAAAAAATTAGCAATTGTCAACTACAAGAAGTCTGTTGAACTGGATCCTACAAATGAAAACGGAAAGAAAGTTTTAGAAGAGCTTTCTAAAAAATAA
- a CDS encoding penicillin acylase family protein, with protein MRIIKKILLIVLVLIAVLAIGLCAYIFHLKPKYEGSLQLNNLEKETTVYFDDFGVPHIYADSEKDAMTALGYVHAQERLWQMELLRRIAPGRLSEIFGGVALKNDKFFAGIGIEEASAKAIAKLDKNSESYKLTQAYLDGINQYLEEGVTPLEFTLVSVKKQKFTIKDVYNIFGYMSFSFAMAQKTDPLLTDIKNKYGTAYLKDLGIEGEFNNTKIKISKGKSEEYTEISKSITEMLDQSPIPPFVGSNSWVVGPNKSKTGKVIFANDPHIGFSQPATWYEAHIVTPKQELYGCYLAGTPFPLLAHNRDYAYGLTMFENDDIDFYQEKNKADDASEYQTPTGFSKYEIRKKTIKVKDSSDVVLTVKITRHGPVMNDFIDRLEKKNPIAMSWTYTREPIQILDAAYGLSHAKNTTDFKKAVSLIAAPGLNVMYGDAKGNVAWWASGKLYRHNEGVNTHLILDGASGKDDITKFLDFDQNPSAENPEWGYVYSANNQPEAIDNGYLYPGYYLPEDRAKRISGILDAKSDWDKEAISKMIYDNTSDVAVEVSKNLIASLDNKSLSNNEKEVIKVLKSWKGTTNVEDVAPTIYNKWIYLYLKNTFEDEMGKDNFNLFLGISLGKQVIANQIKNENSVWWDNIKTKNVKETRTDVVSKSFHDAVVGLQNQLGENISEWNWGKVHTVEHEHPLGKVKALRGLFNVGPFNSPGSNEVINNLFFGFNDEGKYYTKGGPSTRRIVDFADIENSWSILPTGQSGNPFSKHYSDQAEMYNAGKFRKMKLNKDEIIKTSTKLILKPKK; from the coding sequence ATGAGAATAATTAAAAAAATCCTGCTGATAGTTTTGGTTCTTATTGCAGTTCTTGCGATTGGTTTGTGCGCTTATATTTTTCATCTAAAACCTAAATATGAAGGTTCTTTGCAATTGAATAATCTGGAAAAAGAAACCACAGTCTATTTTGACGATTTTGGAGTGCCTCATATTTATGCTGATTCTGAAAAAGATGCTATGACGGCGCTTGGATATGTGCATGCGCAGGAAAGATTATGGCAAATGGAATTATTGCGCCGAATTGCGCCAGGTCGTTTGTCTGAAATTTTTGGAGGAGTTGCGCTTAAAAATGATAAATTTTTTGCTGGAATCGGAATTGAAGAAGCTTCGGCGAAAGCCATTGCAAAATTGGATAAAAACAGCGAAAGTTATAAACTGACTCAAGCGTATCTCGATGGAATTAACCAATATTTGGAAGAAGGAGTTACGCCATTAGAATTTACTTTGGTTAGTGTGAAAAAGCAAAAGTTTACAATAAAAGACGTTTATAATATTTTTGGATACATGTCTTTCAGTTTTGCTATGGCGCAGAAAACAGATCCTTTATTAACTGATATTAAAAATAAATATGGTACTGCGTATTTGAAAGATTTAGGTATTGAGGGAGAATTTAACAATACAAAAATTAAAATCTCAAAAGGGAAAAGTGAGGAATATACCGAGATTTCAAAATCTATAACTGAAATGCTGGATCAATCTCCGATTCCTCCATTTGTTGGAAGTAACAGTTGGGTTGTTGGGCCGAATAAATCGAAAACAGGAAAAGTTATTTTTGCTAATGATCCGCATATTGGATTTTCTCAACCTGCAACTTGGTACGAAGCGCATATTGTAACACCAAAACAGGAATTATATGGATGTTATTTGGCTGGAACTCCATTTCCACTTTTGGCGCATAACAGAGATTATGCTTACGGTTTAACGATGTTTGAAAATGATGACATCGATTTTTATCAAGAAAAAAACAAAGCAGATGATGCTTCTGAGTATCAGACACCAACAGGTTTCAGCAAATATGAAATCAGAAAAAAAACGATTAAAGTAAAAGATTCTTCAGATGTAGTTTTGACAGTTAAGATTACTCGTCATGGTCCAGTTATGAATGATTTTATAGATCGTTTAGAAAAGAAAAATCCAATTGCAATGTCATGGACGTATACAAGGGAGCCAATCCAGATTTTAGACGCGGCTTATGGACTTTCGCATGCCAAAAATACTACCGATTTTAAAAAGGCAGTGAGTCTAATTGCGGCACCTGGATTAAACGTAATGTATGGCGATGCAAAAGGAAATGTGGCTTGGTGGGCGAGCGGGAAATTGTACAGACATAATGAAGGCGTTAATACGCATTTGATTTTAGATGGCGCAAGCGGTAAAGATGATATCACCAAATTTCTAGATTTTGATCAAAATCCGTCTGCAGAAAATCCAGAATGGGGATATGTTTATTCTGCCAATAATCAGCCAGAAGCTATAGATAATGGTTATTTATATCCTGGGTATTATTTGCCAGAAGATCGCGCCAAAAGAATTTCTGGGATTTTAGATGCAAAATCAGATTGGGATAAAGAAGCTATCAGTAAAATGATTTATGATAATACTTCGGATGTTGCAGTTGAGGTTTCGAAAAACTTAATAGCAAGTTTAGATAATAAGTCACTTTCTAATAATGAGAAAGAAGTTATAAAAGTTTTAAAATCTTGGAAAGGAACAACAAATGTTGAAGATGTTGCGCCAACGATTTACAACAAATGGATTTATTTGTATCTGAAAAATACGTTTGAAGACGAAATGGGTAAAGACAACTTCAATTTATTTTTGGGAATTTCTTTAGGAAAACAAGTTATTGCTAATCAGATAAAAAATGAAAATTCGGTTTGGTGGGATAATATCAAAACAAAAAATGTAAAAGAAACCAGAACAGACGTTGTGTCAAAATCATTTCACGATGCTGTTGTGGGTTTGCAGAATCAGCTGGGAGAAAATATCTCAGAATGGAATTGGGGAAAAGTGCATACAGTAGAACACGAGCATCCATTAGGAAAAGTCAAAGCACTTCGCGGATTATTTAATGTGGGACCTTTTAATTCTCCAGGTTCAAATGAAGTCATCAATAATTTATTCTTCGGATTTAATGATGAAGGAAAGTATTATACTAAAGGCGGACCTTCGACAAGAAGAATTGTCGATTTTGCCGATATAGAAAACAGCTGGAGTATTTTGCCAACTGGACAATCTGGAAATCCTTTCAGCAAGCATTATAGCGATCAAGCTGAAATGTACAACGCAGGTAAATTCAGAAAAATGAAATTGAACAAAGACGAAATCATAAAAACATCTACAAAGTTGATTTTGAAACCGAAGAAGTAA